A single window of Sphingobacteriales bacterium DNA harbors:
- a CDS encoding glycosyltransferase, giving the protein MTKLSIIIVNYNVQYFLEYCINSIYRSKVNFDYEIIVVDNASKDESIAMMQTNFPEVNIIQNKENVGFSKANNQGINIAKGTYCLLLNPDTILQEDTLQKCIDTLEHDPKIGALGVKMLDGAGNFLPESKRGFPTLGVAFAKISGFAKLFPKSSFFGKYHLGYLDKDKNHEVDVLSGAFMMMRKDVLVNVGKLDETYFMYGEDIDLSYQIKQAGYKNMYLADTSIIHFKGESTKKGSLNYIKLFYGAMLIFAKKNLPKQQSKLLAPIIHLGIFAQAFWMYLKQIFNSILLPSIDIASIFSILFSLKYVFEHFIKQDERLIYPASFIYFNIPLYTFFFIINLYIFKAYHKSCTWKNVIIGLTAGFAMISIVYSFFPLSLRSSRAIILCSFLLNIPILILYRMLINFITPLVPNLFYASSKYLLVCNEAEIDTIKLAMTNNNKKAKFVGYINKNKQHTSNFLGTTKQITDIIQAYNISDIIFSTHTNEMKDIIAIMASTQQQDIHYRMYNDAQNIISSKNKNTRGEILHLNIDYNKPKNIVDRVLNWLD; this is encoded by the coding sequence TTGACAAAACTCAGCATCATCATTGTAAACTATAATGTGCAGTATTTTTTAGAATATTGTATCAATAGTATTTATCGTTCAAAAGTAAATTTCGATTATGAAATTATTGTTGTTGATAATGCATCTAAAGATGAGTCTATAGCTATGATGCAAACGAATTTTCCTGAGGTAAACATTATACAAAACAAAGAAAATGTTGGGTTTTCAAAAGCCAATAATCAAGGAATAAATATTGCAAAAGGAACATATTGTTTGTTACTCAATCCTGATACTATATTGCAAGAAGATACATTGCAAAAATGTATAGACACACTTGAGCATGATCCTAAAATTGGTGCTTTAGGTGTAAAAATGCTTGATGGTGCCGGAAATTTCTTGCCAGAATCAAAAAGAGGATTTCCGACATTGGGCGTCGCATTTGCAAAAATATCTGGGTTTGCAAAGTTATTTCCAAAATCTTCATTTTTTGGAAAATACCATCTTGGATATTTAGACAAAGATAAGAACCATGAAGTAGATGTACTAAGTGGCGCATTTATGATGATGCGAAAAGATGTTTTGGTTAATGTAGGAAAATTAGATGAAACTTATTTTATGTATGGCGAAGACATTGATTTGTCTTATCAGATAAAACAAGCTGGATATAAAAATATGTATTTGGCCGACACAAGTATTATTCATTTCAAAGGCGAAAGCACCAAAAAAGGCTCACTAAACTATATTAAATTATTTTATGGCGCCATGCTAATTTTTGCAAAAAAGAATTTACCCAAACAGCAAAGTAAACTATTAGCACCTATCATACATTTAGGCATTTTTGCACAAGCTTTTTGGATGTATCTCAAACAAATTTTTAATAGTATTTTATTGCCATCTATAGATATTGCATCCATATTTTCTATACTGTTTTCATTAAAATATGTGTTTGAACATTTCATCAAACAAGACGAAAGACTAATCTATCCAGCTTCTTTTATTTATTTTAATATACCATTGTACACATTTTTCTTCATTATAAATTTGTATATTTTTAAGGCATATCATAAAAGTTGTACTTGGAAAAATGTCATCATTGGATTGACTGCTGGCTTTGCTATGATATCTATTGTATATTCATTTTTTCCGCTATCATTGCGTTCTTCGAGAGCAATAATTTTATGTTCTTTCTTATTAAACATTCCTATTCTGATATTATACAGAATGCTCATTAACTTTATTACACCACTTGTACCCAATCTATTTTATGCAAGTAGCAAATATCTATTGGTATGCAACGAAGCTGAAATAGACACCATAAAACTAGCTATGACAAACAATAATAAGAAAGCAAAATTTGTAGGTTATATCAATAAAAACAAACAACATACAAGCAATTTTTTAGGCACAACAAAGCAAATCACAGATATAATACAAGCTTACAATATATCAGACATTATTTTTTCTACACACACCAATGAAATGAAAGATATTATAGCTATAATGGCATCTACACAACAGCAAGACATACATTATAGAATGTACAATGATGCGCAAAACATTATTAGTAGTAAGAATAAAAATACCAGAGGCGAAATTCTACACTTGAATATAGACTATAATAAACCCAAAAATATAGTAGATAGAGTCTTAAATTGGCTAGATTAA
- the purE gene encoding 5-(carboxyamino)imidazole ribonucleotide mutase, whose protein sequence is MQPSIAIVMGSDSDSPTMREAALILDELGIAYSYTIVSAHRTPEKMYDFAKQAHHNGVKVIIAGAGGAAHLPGMIAAISPLPVIGVPIQSKTLNGIDSLLSIAQMPGGVPVATVAIGGAKNAGILAAQILATHDANLLEKIIAYKQKLNNEVEEKCKQFKP, encoded by the coding sequence ATGCAACCATCAATAGCAATAGTAATGGGCTCTGATAGCGACTCTCCTACCATGCGAGAAGCAGCTTTGATATTAGATGAACTAGGTATTGCTTATTCTTATACCATTGTTTCGGCACATCGTACACCAGAAAAAATGTACGATTTTGCAAAACAAGCACATCATAATGGTGTGAAAGTTATTATTGCTGGTGCTGGTGGTGCTGCGCATCTTCCTGGTATGATAGCAGCCATTTCGCCACTACCTGTAATTGGTGTACCTATTCAATCAAAAACATTAAATGGAATTGATAGTTTACTGTCGATTGCACAAATGCCAGGTGGTGTGCCTGTAGCAACTGTGGCAATTGGTGGTGCAAAAAATGCTGGTATTTTGGCAGCACAAATATTGGCTACACATGATGCAAACTTATTGGAAAAAATAATAGCGTATAAGCAAAAACTGAATAACGAAGTTGAAGAAAAGTGCAAACAATTTAAACCTTAA
- a CDS encoding iron-sulfur cluster assembly accessory protein, which translates to MITVSETAKNRILDIWQTDHLTNEHFVRVSVSSGGCSGLTYNMNFDNQAQKGDEQFEDKGIKLVVDAKSLLYLLGTELDFSEGLNGKGFYFNNPNASRTCSCGESFSL; encoded by the coding sequence ATGATTACAGTAAGCGAAACAGCAAAGAATAGAATTTTAGATATTTGGCAAACTGACCATCTAACAAACGAACATTTTGTTAGAGTTTCTGTAAGTAGTGGTGGTTGCTCTGGTCTTACCTATAATATGAACTTTGACAATCAAGCACAAAAAGGAGATGAACAATTTGAAGACAAAGGCATTAAATTAGTAGTAGATGCTAAAAGTTTATTGTACTTACTTGGTACAGAATTGGATTTTTCTGAAGGTTTAAATGGCAAAGGATTTTACTTTAATAATCCAAATGCATCACGCACTTGTTCGTGTGGCGAAAGCTTTTCTTTATAA